From the genome of Saccharomyces eubayanus strain FM1318 chromosome X, whole genome shotgun sequence, one region includes:
- the HOM6 gene encoding homoserine dehydrogenase, with protein MSTKVVNVAVIGAGVVGSSLLDQLLAMKSTITYNLVLLAEAERSLISKDFSPLNVGSDWKSALAAASDKTLPLDDLIAHLKTSPKPVILVDNTSSAYIAGFYTKFVENGISIATPNKKAFSSDLATWKALFSNKPTNGLVYHEATVGAGLPIISFLREIVQTGDEVEKIEGIFSGTLSYIFNEFSTSEANDVKFSDVVKVAKKLGYTEPDPRDDLNGLDVARKVTIVGRISGVEVESPTSFPVQSLIPKPLESVKSVDEFMERLSDYDDDLTQLKKEAAAENKVLRFIGKVDVATKSVSVGIEKYDYSHPFASLKGSDNVISIKTKRYTNPVVIQGAGAGAAVTAAGVLGDVIKIAQRL; from the coding sequence atgtctaCTAAAGTTGTTAATGTTGCCGTTATCGGTGCCGGTGTGGTGGGTTCATCTCTTTTGGACCAATTGTTGGCTATGAAGTCTACCATCACTTACAATTTGGTCCTTTTGGCCGAAGCTGAACGTTCCTTGATCTCTAAGGACTTTTCTCCATTGAACGTCGGCTCTGACTGGAAATCGGCATTGGCCGCTGCCAGCGACAAGACTTTGCCATTGGACGATTTGATTGCTCATTTAAAGACTTCTCCTAAGCCAGTGATTTTAGTTGATAACACTTCCAGTGCTTACATTGCTGGTTTCTACACCAAGTTTGTTGAAAACGGTATTTCCATTGCTACACCAAACAAGAAGGCTTTTTCCTCTGATTTGGCTACCTGGAAGGCTCTTTTCTCCAATAAGCCAACCAACGGTTTAGTATACCATGAAGCCACCGTTGGTGCTGGTTTACCTATTATCAGCTTTTTGAGAGAAATCGTTCAAACTGGTGATGAGGTAGAGAAAATTGAAGGTATCTTTTCTGGTACTCTATCTTACATTTTTAACGAATTCTCCACTAGCGAAGCTAACGACGTCAAATTTTCTGATGTTGTCAAGGTTGCTAAGAAATTAGGTTACACCGAACCAGATCCAAGAGACGATTTGAACGGTTTGGACGTTGCTAGAAAGGTCACAATTGTCGGTAGAATATCTGGCGTCGAAGTTGAATCCCCAACTTCTTTCCCAGTTCAATCTTTGATTCCTAAACCATTAGAATCTGTTAAATCTGTCGACGAATTTATGGAAAGGTTATCCGATTATGACGATGATTTGActcaattgaagaaagaagccGCAGCTGAAAACAAAGTATTGAGATTTATTGGTAAAGTTGATGTCGCCACCAAATCTGTCTCTGttggaattgaaaaatacgaTTACTCTCATCCATTTGCATCATTGAAGGGTTCTGATAATGTTATTTCCATCAAGACTAAGCGTTACACTAATCCAGTCGTCATTCAAGGTGCTGGTGCAGGTGCTGCTGTCACTGCTGCTGGTGTCTTGGGTGATGTCATCAAAATTGCGCAAAGACTTTAG